AGGCTGAGTTAGATGCAGTCTGTTCAGGTggccttttctccttccccacagCGACGCCCGGGAGAACTGGCAGAGCGGCGTGAGCGGTAGAGGCGCTGAGGACACCCGGCTGGACCAGGAGGCGAACGCGTGGGGCCGGAGCGGTGGGGACCCGAACCGCTACCGGCCCAAGGGGCTGCCCCGCAAGTACTAGCGCTGTACTCCGCTCCTGTCACACCTCCCTTTGTACAGCCCAATAAAGGAATCCTCCTGAGAACTGTTCTCTTCGCTGCGAGCATCCATCCTCCCGAGGCGCGGGACTGCGGGGCAGGGGCGGCGGTGTCGGTGTCGGGACATCACGGGGGCTGCCAAAGGGTCCCCCCTTGGGACCCTCGGGTGCTCCGGGAGCGCGGGTGCCGCTCCCTGCCGAGGGGCGGCCCTGGGCGGGCGTGTGCCGGCACTATCCTGTCAGGGTCCCGGTGCGATCCCAGCGCGATCCTGGCACGGTCCCGGCGCGATCCCGGCGCAGGCCCGGGCGCGGGAGGCGACAGTGGCCGCCGGTgggcagggggcgctgtggggCCTCGTGCGCCGCTCCGGCCGCGCCGCCACCTCGCTGCCCCCGCACGGCTGTGGGGCCACCATGGACCGCAACCCGTCGCCGCCGTGCAATGAtgcggaggaggaggagggggacgCGGTGGGGAACACGGTGTACAGCAAGCACTGGCTCTTCAGCGTCCTCACCCGCCTCGTCGAGGTGCGCGGCCGCCGGGAGGGAGCGGGCGGCGGGCCCGGCGTCGGTCAGCGCCGCGTTGGTGCGACGCGATCTTTGCCAGGGCCGGGGGGGACACCCGGGAACCAGCGGGGACAAACccggggacacagctgggattCACAAGGCACATATCCGGGGGCCGGGCGGGGACATGATGGGAAAACACCTGGGGACCCAGAGGGGACCCAGCGGCTGCCGGGTGATGCTGGGGGTTCAGCCGGATCGTTCTCCCCCCTCTCTGCTGTGTCCCAGGTGATCGCCCCCGCGGAGCCGGATCCCGCCGCCAACCCCGAGGGAGCCCGGACGGAGCTGGACGAGGAGATGGAGAATGACATTTGCAAGGTGTGGGACATGTCGATGGACGAGGTAGGAGCCTTGTGCGGCACCTCGGGGCGCGTCTGCCCCGAGTGTCCCGTCAGAATGGTGCTGGCAGTGGGAGAAGGCAGGGAATCAGCCAGCTCGCTCgttctggtgctgctgctcacgCCCGGGTGTGGTGGGCAGGGTGAGGCaggacagctgggctggggcggCACCAAGCAGCCTCACCACGGAACCTGCGCTGGATCAGGACAGCAGCTGGAATTAACTCGGGTGCACAGCCTGTGCCTTCAGCACTTGGATTATGGGGATAGATAGTATTGATGCCATCTCTAAACAGGCATATTTTCCTCTAGCAATTGTCATATGTCCTGATGGTAAGCATAGCTTTCTCTGATAGATAAACAGCCTTTCAAAGTTTAGCTGCCTACTTGCAGTGTCAATATAACACTTAGTGTATTTCTCAGCACTCTCAAATGCTGGAACAAATTCTTGAGAGAGATATATATATTAGTTTAAGTATTATTTTATTCCCTACCTTGTTGTTCAGATTTTTTAAGTAAACATGGAACATGGATCTTTTACTCCCAAACAGACAACTAATCTTGTGTTTTAATGTGGTAAAACGAGGAAGAGATTTCCTCTTGTGTGTTCCGATCAAATGCTAATGGCAATCTCTTCACTTGCTTCTTTTTTATATGTCATGGTGATGTCGTGCCTTAAAACATGATATTTACTGAATTCTGGTTGAGTGTCTGTTTCTGTGGCGATAGGGagcaatttgcattttcttgcaAATGTGACTTTTTGGCTCATTCTACAGCAAATCACTGGTATACTGAATCACCAGAGGGGCTTGCTGTCCTTCTCTCATTGGAAAACAAGGATTATTGGTATTAACTGTCAGCAAATAACAAATTCCTTGTAGtgagtttgtcatctctttgATTCAGTCCTTGTGCTGTGGGAACACGTTTGGTTTTGCATTTGGAAAATGGAGAGGTCCATTTACTTCTCCATTCACTTTCTCCACAGGATGTTGCTTTATTTCTTCAGGAGTTCAACGCCCCCGATATATTCATGGGAGTTTTTGCCAAGTCCAAATGCCCTCGCCTAACTGTAAGTATACGCTGTCAAAAAGCTCTCCTGTGTTAACAGCAACAGTACATTCTGTACTGCTCTGTacattaatttacatttatctCCCTTTTCCCACTGCACGTGTAATGTATAAGGGGAACcaggagaaaacacaaaatgaaaattttgaatgCTTTTCCACTCTGTTTTTAACATGGTCTAATCAGTAAGAATTTTGGTAATGCTGAAGCTGGTGCATCTCTGCTCACACATCCTCATCTAGATACACTGATGAAGGACTGATTTTATCAAACAGTTATTAAGACCTGTTATAAAACCCAGCAGTCTggcctctttttttccttttgacttgTTTCATGATGACTGAACAGAAATGGTCATGAATTTGTTAAGTCAGACCTGCAGAAGTGTGGTGGTTTGACGCTGGCTGGaggccaggtgcccaccaaagctgctctgtcactcccctcctcagctggacaggggagagaaaatacaacaaaaggctcatgggtcaagataagggcagggagaggtcACTCACCAGTTTCTGTGAtttgtcatgggcaaaacagactccacttggggaaattaatttattaccaatcaaatcagaacaagataatgagaaataaacacaaaaagatTACAAAAAGTAATATTTGGAATTGTTAAGGCACCAAtacttcagtttttttttaaattttccactTGTTTTGATGTCACTGATTTCTAGCTTGTGCTACACAGTGCACTGCAAGTCTCAAGATAGGATTTTCAAAGGTATTCAGGGTTGATGTAAATCCTCTTTCTCAGAAGTTTCCAGATACTTTACTCCAGGAGATCAGTAGAGACAAATAGAGCTTTGAAAGTTTAGTACTTTGTCTTTGGAAAGTACAACGCATATTTGCAAGTGAGTGCAAATTGGCTGTCACAGCTACTATCATGAAACAGTGTTTGCTGGAGTGCCTGCTGTAATTTAGCAGAGGTTATAGCATGTTCATAATTAagaatacaattttagtggagaCAGTTGATTTCTGACTTTGACTTGCTGCAAACTAATGACTCACTTTGTTTTAGCACCAGTCACCTGCAGGTGTTTCAGAGCTCTCATGGTCCCCTTTACCCAAGTGTGCATCCTCTTAATGATTACCTTGGCATGAATATCCTAATGGGATGCActgctttggggttttattttattttgttttattttaggtaTCTTTAATCAGAAAATGGGCTTTGCTGGAAGCTTGTATTAAGATCCCTTTCTTTTGTGAGCAAAAGAATATCAGTGAGGGTCATGTTTATGtagtgatatttttattttaggacTCCTTTTTGCTTTAATAACAGGGCTGTCAAATTAGCTTCAAAACAGTATACAAAGAATATGTGAGCAGAGCTGATTTCAAGATACATTTGCTTTTATGGAACACCTAAATATCTGCATAATACCTGAATGTATTTTAGGCTAGTCTGATagaacagaaaaatctgtatgGAATCTGTggaaaaatttctatttttgtcaTGAAATCAGTAAGTCATACAAGCTTGGAAGTCAAACTGGAAAACATCTTTGAACCTCTCTTGTCTTATGGCTCTGGAAGTGAAATTGTAGATGCAGTTATCTCATTATACTGTGTTTTGACTTTCCAGGAAATCTGTGTGGGAATATTAGGGAATATGGCCTGTTTCCAGGATATCTGCATGTCCATTAGCAAAGATGAGAATCTTGGGTAAGTATCTGTGTGCTTTGTACATGAACAGGTAATGCTTGTCTGGACTCACAATTAGGAAATTCATGTTAGAGGAGGATCTAAGCTTGCCTACCCAGCCTCATCTTCATTCGTAACTTTTGGCTGGCCATGTTTCTGTGGGAGGTGctcaggaaaggaagaaaggacaTACACCActatttttggggatttttaatcACCAGTCAAGTTAGTTTTTAAGTTTGGTGGTCTTGAGACACTGGAAGTGCATGCACAGTTAGGAAAAGCTGGCTTTTATCTCAGAACATGGCTGCAGTtatgaaattaatctttttatacctttttaaaaaataaagatggattttattaactttttttccccttgcattttcttcttaaagcCAAGTGTTACTGCAACGTTTGTGTGATTCAGATTCCCCAACTCTTCTGGAAACAAGCAGGTAGGACATCTCAGAAATTAATGCATCATTAGCAGTAACATGTAGTTCTGCTATGCTCTGAGGCCTGGGGAGAAAACTGACAAGTGGGCTCACTATTTTATTATCCTCTCATCCTTTCCTTTTATTGTTTCTGCATTGTTGTGGAATCACTTTGCTGTGAGTTAGATTCCCATTTCTGTTTCCACTGTCACTATTTTGGATTTACACTTGTACAGCTAAAAGGAGTGAACTGGCTTCTAATTTGTTAAATGGGGAATTCTTGCCTAGGTTGTTGTTAACTTGCCTCTCCCAGCCTGAGGTGGCCAGTGTCTGGGTGGAGAGGATCCGAGAAAACCCTTCTGTGTATGACTGTGTTTGCTTTATCATGTCCAGTTCTACAAATGGTAAGTTGCCAAAACAAGCTGGGATTTAGTGGgtgtttgcagaagaaaaataaccaaaGTTTGCAATttcaaagacaaatattttcagttgggttaatttctttaaaataaaggaaacctCGTGAGTTTAAAGGACACCAAAACAAACTTGCCCTGCCTTTGCaggtttataaatatatataaaagcaCTCATAGAGGAAGAAGAAACCTCTGGGgggagaataaaaatatatttaaattgaaGAAGTTGTTATTTGCCAGAATAAAAGAAAGGGCATAGTCTTCATTCAGTCTTCATTCAGAATGACATATGTCATTTTTGAACCTTGAAACAAGACatcatttaattaatttttttcaagtcagatatggattttctatttttaaagctaCTGTATCTGTGGAATGTGAACTCGAGGAATGGTTCAGTTACTCTGGCAACCTGCACAGCTGAATGCTGTGCAGGCTTTAGGTATGCAGACAGTGCTACACAAATATCTCTTAGTACTAATTTAGCAAAAACCACACTAACCACCTAAAAATGGAAGTATTTTGAATAGCATTTGTGTTTAACATCCAACTCAGCTGTAACAGCAGTTGTCATTTGTCAAGAATCCTAATAATACagctttttcaatttttttatcaaaattttaaatgccAATTCTCAGAAATCCTGCTCCATCCAATTGAAATAACAGATCTGTTTAAGTAAAATGGCAGATTGGCAGGTGGATGATTAGCATAAAACTGCATATCTAGGAACAAATCTTGAAAAATTTTACTTCAGAGGCAGAAGTGAGGACTTTTCAGGAACATGGCATCTCTTTGCAGAATAAAGTTACTGCTTCACATGTGGCAAGACAAGGTAGAAGGTGTCAGTGGGCTTTCTAACAACCCCTATATATCAAACTCTTTATCTGGTCTATGCCACATGAAGGAATTAAACATAGCAACCAGTAGTGGGTCACAGGGAAAGTGAATTTATTTCAGTCCTGAATTTACTCCAAGTACTTGTATATACCAGCATTTTGTGAACTAATTTTTGCTCTTCATTTTCAGTcttgttgaaataaaaataacattctcTCTTGTGCAGTTGAATTGCTGGTGAAAGTGGGTGAAGTGGTGGACAAACTCTTTGATCTGGATGAAGAGCTGATGTTAAACTGGATCAAAAATGGCACTTGTCACTCTGTGGGACCATCTGTAGATGATTCTCCTGAAGAACTTCCAGAGTTTAAGATTGTGCCTTGTATACTTGAAGCAGCCAAGCAAGTCCGGTATGGGAGATTTCTTTTTGATTTCATGGCTGGGAAGATTCCTCATAACCTTATAAGGCCTGTGCCCAAATATCTTGCTTTTAGTGGCACAGTTTGACAATCACTGGGATATGTTTTCCTAGACTTATGGTTTGATATGAGTCAACTTGTTTGTTTGCAAAAGGAATGGCAGCGACTGCTGATGGGCTTCTCTGTGACCAAAACACAGAACATAAGCTCAGTAAGCAGCACTTTAATATGTCTTTTTGGTATTTGTTCTGTGTAGATCAGATAACCCAGAAGGACTGGATGTTTATATGCATATCCTGCAGCTCCTGACCACAGTGGATGAGGGTATCCAGGCTATTGGTAAGAACCTGGAATTGCTATGTGTGAGGGGGCCAAGAGAGGCCATAACTTCTGGATCATCACGTATTTATTGGGGAGAATTCACATACCTGGAATAAATTTGTTGGGTTGGTGGgtcctctttctttctcaagTGCAGGCTCCTGATGGAGGAAAAGAGACTTGGAGTTTGCTTTATGACCTCGTTTGCCAGGAGCTTTGCCAGCCAGATGATCCACCGATCATTGTGCAGGAGCAGAAGACTGTGCTGGCCTCTATTTTGTCCGTGCTGTCTGCTATGTTTGCTTCACAGACAGAGCAGGAGTATACCAGGATGAGGAAAAGCAAGTTCTgcttttttctattcttttttaaagttaatattCACAATTGGCTTTATGTGGTTGTGGAAGGTGGTTCAATTCAGTGACATTGCATGCAGTAAGACTCTTCCCTGGTTACTCAGAATCACAGCTAGCCCAAAGTTCAGTTACTAGGTGGGCTGTAAATTCTGAGAATTTACAATACCAGAATCTACAGATTCTGCTCAGTCTCCTCCATTGGGTAAACTagtgaaaatttcaaaatttattttttctaatttatagTAATATATTATTACATTGTTATTTTATACATAATATATAcaacatatatttttatgcagtagttttttttttttttagtagggGGAGATTCTGCACTTACTTAAATCCCTCTATCATTTCTTACTTTTCAATCCATGGAAAAGTCTTCAGAATTAAAAGCCTGTCTTGAGAATGTGAGTCAGGGTCATCTGCAGCAGAAAGATGCTGTGCAGTTTGGTTTGTCAGATAGGATTATCTGGATGCAAATTTAACATACTGCCCTCACTGCGTACTTCTAAAGACAGTTTCCTCCTCATGCTCCTTACACTGGCATATAGTTTTTATAGATACAGGTCAGCttgcaagaaaaattatttgggttttctACTACATTTCCACTTGCTTTTTCAAAACTGTCTTTGAGTAACAAAACACAACACTATCAGAATATACATCCCTATAGCTTTTGTGTAAAAATCTGATGGTGTGTTTCAAAATTCTAATGCCTTGAAACGATGGACAAGAATTTTCAGTGTTAAAGTTCACTGTTCTTGTTACTTTGTGTTAAGATATGCCACTGATTGGGAGCTTGATTCGTATTTTACAATACATGGAGGGCTGTGGGAAGAGAGCTGTTGATAACTCCAAGGAGTCTGAGCAAGAGGAGACTGGAAGGACTGATGTAAATGAGGAagatttccatttaaaaattttgaagGATATTTGCTGTGAATTGCTTTCCAATATGCTTCAAGAACTAACCAAGGtaagaataaacaaaattatagtAGGGATTTCTGCAGGGTAggtaagaaaaatgtatttaatattaatgTGGACATTTTTCTGTGCAAGTGCAGTTGCTTACTGGGAATTCATTAGAGACTCAACCAGAAGTAGCAACATGTGTGGGAGATGGGAGGGACAAAGGTTTTCTGAGGGGTGTGCCAAGATTCTGTATGATAAATTCTGTATATATATGTTGCCCTTTCTTTTGAATGAAAGTCAGTTTatttaggaaaaggaaatatgtaATCTCACCTTCTCAGCTGGATCCTTTTAATTGTGGAAGCATTCAGGTTAAGAGACTTGTGATGTGTGAGCTTTCACACCTTTTGGCCTCAGCTGTGTCTGGCTTTCTCTGAGATCTGTAAGTTCTGGTTGTTTTACCCACTGATAAGAACAAAATACATTCTGTGGATGCTGTGCGCTGTTTTATTGTTCTTTCAACAACTGTTCATGATAtgctggttgtatttctgattttccaGGAGAATACCTTAGAAGGACTGCACCAAGGACACCTGAATGAACAGACATGTTCCTGTGCTTTTCAGAACCTCTTACCTCTGTATTCTGCTTCGGTGAGTATGTGACAAGGTCTGTGACACAGCTGAAAAAGTGCTCCTTAGGTGGCAGGACCTTTCCAAATCTGATACACAAACAGGGCAGAATTGCTCAGGCACAGGTAAAACACCATCCAGTGCCAGATAGTCTTACCCCCTCTGTCTGCTCTGCCTCACTTCAGCCAGAGCATTGCTGAGATCATCAGCTGATGCCAGGGCCAAACTGTGCTGATGTGAGTGGATGTCTGAAAATTTATCCTAGCTGAAAAGTTGtcctatatatttttataaaataattattctaaGATTTTTCATAGGGAGCTTCTGTCTGGGTGAGCAaagtttctgtgtttcttttaaacaagaaaataaggGTTTGAGGAAGGTGGTACCATTTCAAAATTTAGGCCAACTGGAATTGTGATATTTAGGAGGAAGGTAGCTACTGTAGAGCATTTTCTATTATTCattgcagtggctgctgctggctgctcttaTTTGGAAGGTACAGAAGTAGAAAGAGCCTCTGTGCCAGTATAAGAATTCTGTGTTCTATGcaacttggttttgttttttattttttctccttgtttgtgttttttatttccaggtGGAGAGTTTCCTTGAAGTCCTGCGTGAGGCTGATCAGACACTTGCTGACAATCTAGAAAAATGTTTCCCAAGCCTGAAGGCTCACACCTAAgaatgtaaattaaatattttccttctttggaaTGAAGATTTTTGACTGATCCATTACAGCATTTCAGAAATCAAGTTTTCAGTAAATGCAGGAGTATGAGTCAACCTCTTTACCAGCAGGTGGCTTTTAAGAAATGTTCTGGGTAGCCCTGATTAACCTAGGGTTAACCTGGTCTGCAAGGGGAAAGAAATGACTGTAAATCACTTCTGCATCTTCCATCCTGTTTGCTCTGGTAACGAGAGACTGTTGATTTCTAATTGCTCTCCTGCAGAGTAGTTTTCTTTGAATAACTCTCAATTCTGTGCTTTTCAACTGAAGTTGAaacaacaaaatgaatgaaatgcACTGAGTAGTTCTTCAACATGGTGCTGGTTTCTTTCAAGTTGCTGTTGGCAAAAGGAGGATTGCTTCATAGAAATCCCCTTCAAGCATCTGatgaaaacaattaaattattgagttgtttggggatttttttagaTTATATCAATACCTTGTAACAGAAACTTTTCATTCTGCTCCTTTCAAATCTTCACACTTCTACTGAGGCCTCATCTTCACTGCAGCTCTGAGTTGTGGTGTCTCAGCATCTGatgaaaacaattaaattattgagttgtttggggatttttttagaTTATATCAATACCTTGTAACAGAAACTTTTCATTCTGCTCCTTTCAAATCTTCACACTTCTACTGAGGCCTCATCTTCACTGCAGCTCTGAGTTGTGGTGTCTCAGTCCTGTGCAGTTCAAGGATTTGAGAATATTGTTACCAAtggtctgtgctgcagcttccaGCCATTGCAGGTAACTACCCACAGTTAAGAGTTGCAGGGCAGCTTTGGATTCAATCCCTGGTATACTTGCAgacctttggtttttttttgcagcagtcTGTGCTTCAGTGTAGAAGTGTAACATATCAGTTCTTTCCTTCTTGATTTCTTGTATGAATTATCTCAGAATGGCATGAGAAATGGCATGTTTTCCATGGGGGAGGTTAGGGTGGTAGGTCACTTGCAGGAAATTCAGTGTACAATCTCCTAAAACTTT
The window above is part of the Vidua macroura isolate BioBank_ID:100142 chromosome 6, ASM2450914v1, whole genome shotgun sequence genome. Proteins encoded here:
- the SAAL1 gene encoding protein SAAL1 isoform X1; this translates as MDRNPSPPCNDAEEEEGDAVGNTVYSKHWLFSVLTRLVEVIAPAEPDPAANPEGARTELDEEMENDICKVWDMSMDEDVALFLQEFNAPDIFMGVFAKSKCPRLTEICVGILGNMACFQDICMSISKDENLGQVLLQRLCDSDSPTLLETSRLLLTCLSQPEVASVWVERIRENPSVYDCVCFIMSSSTNVELLVKVGEVVDKLFDLDEELMLNWIKNGTCHSVGPSVDDSPEELPEFKIVPCILEAAKQVRSDNPEGLDVYMHILQLLTTVDEGIQAIVQAPDGGKETWSLLYDLVCQELCQPDDPPIIVQEQKTVLASILSVLSAMFASQTEQEYTRMRKNMPLIGSLIRILQYMEGCGKRAVDNSKESEQEETGRTDVNEEDFHLKILKDICCELLSNMLQELTKENTLEGLHQGHLNEQTCSCAFQNLLPLYSASVESFLEVLREADQTLADNLEKCFPSLKAHT
- the SAAL1 gene encoding protein SAAL1 isoform X2, which encodes MDRNPSPPCNDAEEEEGDAVGNTVYSKHWLFSVLTRLVEVIAPAEPDPAANPEGARTELDEEMENDICKVWDMSMDEDVALFLQEFNAPDIFMGVFAKSKCPRLTEICVGILGNMACFQDICMSISKDENLGQVLLQRLCDSDSPTLLETSRLLLTCLSQPEVASVWVERIRENPSVYDCVCFIMSSSTNVELLVKVGEVVDKLFDLDEELMLNWIKNGTCHSVGPSVDDSPEELPEFKIVPCILEAAKQVRSDNPEGLDVYMHILQLLTTVDEGIQAIDMPLIGSLIRILQYMEGCGKRAVDNSKESEQEETGRTDVNEEDFHLKILKDICCELLSNMLQELTKENTLEGLHQGHLNEQTCSCAFQNLLPLYSASVESFLEVLREADQTLADNLEKCFPSLKAHT